The Filimonas lacunae genomic sequence TGATCTAATCAACGATCTGGACCAGGCATTTACAAGTATTACGCAAAAGCTGGCGGTAAAAGAATATGCAGATAGTTAAATAATGAAAACTCCGCTCAGGCAAAACTGATCACTTTGTTTGAGCGGTGACCATAGAACGAGTACAAGTAAATAAAATAAACCAAATTGAGCTTAGTTTTTTCGTACAAAGAAGACTTCTTACTAGAATCAGGAAAAGTAATTCAGGGCTTTCATTTAACATATACTACCTGGGGTCACTTAAACCAGGAAAAGGATAATGTTATATGGGTGTTTCATGCACTTACCGCCAATAGCAATCCTGCTGAGTGGTGGCCAGGCCTGGTGGGACCCGACGCATTTTTAAATACAGATAAATATTTTATTATTTGTGTAAACATGCCCGGTAGCTGCTATGGCAGCGTATCTCCCTTAAGCACTAATCCGCAAACCGGCGAACCTTATTATCACCAGTTTCCACTGTTCACTACCCGCGATATGATCAGGAGCTACCAGCTGCTGCAAAAAAGCCTGGGTATTAGTAAAGTATTCCTGGGCATAGGCGGTTCCATGGGCGGGCAGCAATTACTGGAATGGGCTGTAGAAGATCCCTTCTTGTTCGAAAATATTGTACCTATTGCCACTAACGCCTTTCACTCGCCTTGGGGCATTGCGTTCAACGCCACCCAGCGCCAGTGCATTGAAGCCGATCCAACCTGGCAGCAGCAAAGCGATACTGCCGGTATCGAAGGCATGAAAGTAGCACGTTCTATAGCATTACTCAGCTACAGGCATTACGATACCTATAACCAGTCGCAGGCAGGTTATACCGCCGAAAGCGCCGGTAAACCGGTAGATGAGCAGGTAGCCAGGGCACAAACCTACCAGCAATACCAGGGCGAAAAACTAGCCCGCCGTTTCAATGCGTTCAGTTACTACAACCTCAGCAAAGCAATGGACACACACAATGTAGGCCGCAACCGCACCAGCGCACAGCAGGCTTTACAACGTGTAAAGGCTAACACACTTGTAATTGGTATTAATTCAGATATTTTATTTCCACCAGCCGAGCAGGCTTTTGTGGCACAACATATACCCGGTGCACAACTGGAAATTATCGACTCCCTGTATGGCCATGATGGTTTTTTACTGGAGTATGATGTTATAACCAGGTTAATCACCAACTTCTTACAGCAACATTTGCAACAATCACATACCGTAACAGCAACACAGGCTTTAATAAATTAATATAATAATGGAAGCACACAAACAATTAACCATTGGTCTTTTCGGCTTTGGCGTAGTAGGCGAAGGCCTCTACAAAGTATTACAACAAACCCCGTCCCTGAAAGCAACCATTAAAAAGGTTTGCATTAAAAACCCTGACAAAAAAAGAAACGCTCCGCAGGAACTTTTTACAGCTGATAAAAACGAGCTGTTATTCGATAAAGAGATTAACGTAATTGTAGAGGTTATTGATGATGCCGATGCAGCATTTGACATAGTTTCGGTTGCTTTTCAACAAGGCAAGGCCGTAGTAAGCGCCAGTAAAAAAATGATTGCCGAACACCTGGCAGAAATTCTGGAGTTTCAAAAACAAACCGGCCTTCCTTTCTTATGTGAGTCGGCCGCCTGCGCTTCTATTCCTGTTATCCGTAACCTGGAAGAATATTACGATAACGATCTTCTGCATGGTATTAAAGCCATCATCAACGGTAGCACCAACTTCATCCTTACCCGGATGTTTGAAGATAAAAAAGAGTTTAACGAAGCGCTGTTACAGGCTCAACAACTAGGCTTTGCCGAAAGCAATCCCAAACTGGACGTAGAAGGGTACGATTCTGTAAACAAATGGTCTATCCTGCTGTGCCACGCGTATGGTATTGTAGAACATCCTTCCAATATCCTGTTCAGCGGCATTCAGAATATACAGTTAAGCGATGCGGTAGTAGCCAAAGAAAAAAGCTACGATATTAAACTGGTAGGCCAGGCGCAAAAGCTGAGCAACGGTAAGGTAGCCGCTTATGTGCTGCCCCAGTTTGTAAAGCAGGACGATCAGCTGTCGTTTGTAAAAAATGAATACAACGGTGTGGTAATTGAAAGCGGATTTGCCGACAAGCAGTTTTTCTACGGAAAAGGCGCCGGCAGCTTCCCTACCGCTTCTGCCGTATTAAGCGATATTTCGGCTTTACGTTACGATTACAAGTACGAGTACAAGAAAAAATACTACCACACTCCTGGTGAGCTTACACATGACTTTTATGTAAGAACCTATGTAAGCTTCGACAAACTCCAGGATGTGAACAAAGAAGACTTTGAATGGATTGAAGAGTGGCACGGTGGCCAGGAAAGGAACTATTTAGTGGGTGTTATTCATTTTGAGAAGCTGGTAGCCAACAAGTGGTGGAAAGCCTCCGGAATCTCCCTCATTTTGTCTCCTGATCCTGTTATTGAAAGCATCGAGCTGCGCAATATCAAGAAAAGAAGCCTGGAACTGGCAGGTATCGGAAATTAGTGCGTTGATTTTCAAGTATACAAAAGGCCTTCTATTGCAGGAGGTCTTTTTTTATGCACGTATCAGCAGTAAATAAAAGCAGAAAAAGCTGCTTACAATGTCCTATGTAAGTACTTACAAGGTGGTTTGTGGGTACTTACAAGGTCTTCTGTAAGTACTTACGAAGCGGTTGTAAGCACTTACAATGCCTTCTGCAAGTACTTACAAAGCGATCGTAAGCACTTACAATGTCCTCTGCAGGTACTTACAAAGTGGTTTGTATGTACTTACAATATCTTCTGTAAGTACTTACAAGGCGGCTTGTGGGTACTTACAACGTCCTCTGTAAGTACTTACGAAGCGGTTGTAAGCACTTACAATGCCTTCTGTAAGTACTTACAAAGTGGTTTGCGGGTACTTACAAGGTCTTATGTAAGTACTTACGAAGCGGTTGAAAGTACTTACCATGTGCTCTGTATGTACTTACAAGTGGCTTGTAGGCATCTACAAAGCCTTATGTAGTACTCACAAAGCGGCCGTAAGTACTTACGCTGCGGTTGAATGTACCTGCCATTTTCCTGCCGTTGCTTACAAAAGCTTTTAAAGTACCTGCCGGCTACCTGCAATTACCCGCCAGTGCACAAAAAGCACTTACAAAGTATCCCAGAACACTTACCTATCTCGTGAAAATACTACCCGGTGAGTAGTAAGTACTTACCACCTGTTTCCCTGCACAAAAAGGCTGCCGTGCAGCACTTGCCAGCTTGTTTGCAGTACACACCATTCGTGCTAAAGTACGCACCCGGTTAGCGGAGGTACTTCCGGGCAAAACCAATAGTATGGAGCCGAAATGGAGAGAGAATAGCTGGTGTTCGATAGCATAACCGTTACCGGTTACGTAAGTTAGCAGTAATGAAAACAGCCCCCCTTTCGGGCGGCTGCTGAACTTTTTTACATACACTGCTTAATATTCGTCCTCATTGAACATGAAGTCTTCCTGACTTGGATAATCAGGCCAGATATCTTCAATGCTCTCATACACTTCACCTTCATCTTCCAGCTCCTGTAAGTTTTCCACTACCTCAATAGGGGCACCGGAACGAATAGCATAATCTATCAACTCGTCTTTTGTAGCTGGCCAGGGTGCGTCTTCCAAATAACTGGCTAATTCTAATGTCCAGAACATAGCAAAACATTTTGTTTTATCTGGGAATATTGTTTATTTAAGGGTTATCCGACCGGCGGATTACACCTAAAAATTTTCGCAAAAGTAATAGTTACATTGAAATTACCAAAAATGCCTTTATACATCAATGTAAATAAATAATTAAAAATCGGCTAAGTTTGTGGATAACGCCGGTAAATGGGCTGAATGGCAATATGTTAAAAGCAACTAATATTAAAAAGAAATATAACCAGTTAGAGGTCCTGAAAGGCGTGGATATTTCTGTAAACAAGGGGGAAATTGTATCTATTATAGGCTCTTCCGGTGCCGGCAAAAGTACCTTATTACATATTATAGGTACCCTGGACACCGCCGATAGCGGTGAAATTTACCTGCATAACGAGCCGGTTCATCAATACCGCAACGACAAGCTGGCCGCTTACCGTAACCGGCATATGGGTTTTGTGTTCCAGTTTCACCATCTGCTGCCGGAGTTTACCGCCCTGGAAAACATCTGTATTCCCGGCTGGATTGCCGGCCGTAAGAAGAAAGAAGTAGAGCAGGAAGCTATTCGCCTGCTACAAACCCTGGGGCTGGAAAACAGGCAGGATAATAAGCCGCATGCCTTGAGTGGTGGTGAGCAGCAGCGGGTAGCTGTGGCTCGTGCACTGATTAACAAGCCTTCTATCATATTTGCCGATGAACCAACGGGCAACCTGGACAGTACCAATGCCAAAGAAATGCACCATTTATTTGTAAAACTGCGCGACGAGTTTCACCAAACCTTTTTGATTGTTACCCACAATGAAGAGTTGGCTGGCATGAGCAACAGGGTGTTGCATATGAAAGACGGGCTTATCAGCGAATAAATCAGGTACGTGGCAACCAGGCCACCTCCGGCACCTGTAACAGGTGGCCAATATAACGCGCCAGCACAAACAGGTAATCGCTCAGGCGATTGAGATATTTTATGACGAGTGCATCAATATATAATTCCTGTACCTGCATATCCACACAAATACGTTCGGCCCTGCGGCAAACACAACGGGCTATATGGGTGGTAGAAACAGCCACATGTCCGCCAGGAAGTATAAAATGCTTCATTACCGGCAGCACCTCGTTCATGGCATCAATAGCCTGTTCCAGTGCCGTTACATCGGTTTCTTTTAAATCAGGCATACGCATAGCCGGCTCTTTGTCCGGATCGCAGGCAAGCGAAGCACCTACTGTAAACAAGCGGTCCTGTATCTCTTTCAGCATAGCCTTTACACCTTCCTCCGTAACAGAATCGCCTATCAGGCCTATGTACGAATTCAGTTCATCTACAGTACCATAACTATCTATCCTGATATGGCTTTTAGGCACCTTGGTACCACCAATCAGTGAAGTTTTGCCCCCATCTCCTGTTTTCGTGTAAATTTTAAAGGCCATTGTATATGCTTAATGTGCACCAGGCACAGTTTCTCTTATTGCGTTCAGCTTATCGGTTTCTATTACCCCATCCCGTAAACGCACAACCCTTTTCGCGTGCGCTGCAATATCTTCTTCGTGTGTAACCAATACTACGGTGTTACCAGCTGCCTGTATCTGCCCGAATATTTCCATTACCTCTACAGAGGTTTTAGAATCAAGGTTGCCTGTAGGTTCGTCGGCCAGCAACAAAGAAGGGTTGTTTACCAGCGCGCGGGCAATAGCCACACGCTGTATCTGTCCACCACTGAGCTCATTCGATTTGTGATGGCTGCGCGATTCCAGCCCCACTTTTTTCAGCGATTCCATGGCGCGTTCCAGTCTTTCCTTTTTGCCTATACCGGCATATATCAGTGGTAAAGCCACGTTTTCCGCAGCCGTAAGGCGGGGTAACAGGTTAAATTGCTGAAACACAAATCCTATTTCGCCATTGCGCACCTCGGCCAGTTCATCATCCGGCATTTTGCTTACATCTTTTCCGTTTAATACATACCGGCCCCCCGTAGGCGTATCCAAACAACCCAGTATGTTCATCAACGTACTTTTACCACTGCCCGAAGGCCCCATCAGCGCAACATACTCGTTTTTATGAATATCCAGTGATATACCTTTTAAAACAGGAATAGCCTGGCTACCCATGTAGTAGTTTTTAACAATCTGTTCCAGATGTATGATAGAGGTTGACATAAGCGCGCATTTGGTTTAAGGATGGCAAACTATTTTTTAATCACCTTTGGCACTCTGAAAAACTGATCACGGGCATCAGATGCATTCAGTAAAGCTTCTTCGTTCGTGACAGAGCCCTTCACTTCATCTTCCCTCCACACATTAGCAGCACTGCTCATATGTAACAAAGGAGCCACCCCGGTAGTATCTACCTCGTTCAATTTTTCTACAAACGCAATCATGCGCTGTAAATCGCCTTTAATCTCTTCTTTCTCTGCTGCACTGAACTGCAAACGCGAAAGATGCGCCAGCTGATCAAATGCGGTATCGTTTATTTCCATGTAAACAAAAATAACTATATCAGCTATTCTTTTGACGAAAAATGGAACAGCGGCAAAAACAGGCTGTTTTCAAGAGAAAAAGCGATATTTACTACCCGGTTTAAGGAGAAAACACCTGGACAATGAAAACGAACACCTGCAGCATTTACGTAGTAGAAGATGATCCGTTATATGGCTCCCTGGTAGAGCATTACTTATCGCTCAATCCCGATTTTCAGGTTAAGCGGTTTAACTCAGCAACAGAGCTGTTAAAATGCCTGCACGAGAAACCCGATGTAATAACCCTGGACTATTCCTTGCCGGATAGCACCGGCGATAAACTATTGCAACAGATAAAAGAGCAAAGCCCCGAAACCAACGTGATTATGATTTCGGGACAGGACGAAATACAGGTGGCTATTGACCTGTTGCAAAAAGGCGCCCATGACTACATTGTAAAGAATGAAGAAACAGAAGGCCGCCTGCGCATTTCGTTGCAACGGTTAAAAAAAGATATCGCCCGCAAACGCGAACTGGAATCACTGAAAACAGAAGTGGCACGTAAATACGACTTTAAGTTTAAAAGCATGATAGGCACCAGCCCTGCTATTAAACGGGTATTCGATTTGCTGGAAAAAGCCAGCGCCACCAACATTACCGTAAGCATAACCGGCGAAACCGGCACAGGTAAAGAGGTGGCAGCCAAAAGCATCCACTTTAATTCGCCCCGCAAAAACAAGCCTTTTGTTGCCGTAAACATAGCCGCCATTCCGCGCGACCTGATTGAATCGGAACTGTTTGGCCACGAAAAAGGCTCATTCACCGGCGCTGTAAGCAGGCGTATCGGCAAATTTGAAGAAGCCCATAAAGGTACACTGTTCCTGGACGAAATTGGCGAGCTGGACATTAACCTGCAAGCCAAATTACTACGCGTTTTACAGGAGAAAGAGATTACCCGCATAGGCAGTAATGAGATTGTAAAAATTGATGTTCGCATTCTGGTAGCCACTCACAAAAACCTGTTGGCCGAAGTAAAGAAGGGCACCTTTAGAGAAGACCTGTATTACCGCTTATTGGGCCTGCCTATTTTATTGCCTCCTTTACGTGAAAGAGGTAATGACATTCTATTGATAGCAAAATCTTTTATAGATGCTTTTTGCCAGGAAAACGGCCTCACCGAAAAGCAGTTATCTGTAGAAGCGAAAAAGCAGTTATTACAACACCCTTTCCCCGGGAATATACGCCAGCTGAAATCGCTGGTAGAACTGGCCTGTGTGCTTAGTAACACAGACGCTATTTTACCGGAACACTTAGAAGACGTGCAAATGCCTACGCGTGTAGAGGAGTTGAATCCGCTGGGCGTTTCATTAAGCCTGAAACAGCATACCTGCCGTATTATTCAGCATTGCCTGGATAATAACGAGTATGACGTAATGAAGGTGGCGCAGATACTGGAAATTGGAAAATCAACCATTTATCGCATGATTAACAACGGGGAACTCGTACTGTACAAGCATCCCAGCAAAATTGCCTGACAATTAGTTTCTGATTGCTGATAAAAAAGAGTATATTGATACAGAATTTGGCCCTATCCTAATTAACATGAACATTAATCTTCATCAGCAACTTAAAATCCTTATTAATAGCACCCTGCTGGTAAAGCCGGTTGCCACAGGATTAAACTGTGCAGAAACAAGCAATCCCGTTTCCTATACTACTGAAAAAGTAATGCCCTCCTCCTCCGGCCCTTATCATCTGCCGGGCTTTTTGTCAAAGAAACGAACCGATCCTGTGCAAACATCTACAGCCGTGAATATTAATGCACACATCTACGAGTGGCTTAATATGCTCATTACCAGTATGCCACATGCAACACTGGTAACAGACTCGTTACGCAACATCATTATTACCAACCAGCAGTTTTGCCAGTTGTTTCACCTGCCGCAATCGCCGCAGCAACTGGCAAACAGGAATAGCCTGGACCTGCTGGGCGAGCTGAGCAGCGATATGGTGGATGCTATGGCTATCTCGGGCCGGATTAATGAGTTGTATGATAGCCGGGAGCCAGCCGATAACGATGAAATTCATTTAAAAGATGGGCGCATTATTGTACGCGGCCATCGCCCCTTGTATTTTCAAAACGAGTTTTTTGGTCATTTATGGACCTATGCTGATGAAACAGAACGCATTCTTGCCCGGCAAAAACTAAACGAACAGCGCGATTTTTATGAAACTATATTGAATTCACTGTCTACAGAAATTGCCGTGTTTTCGCCCGATCAACGCTACCAGTTTGTAAACCCGGCAGCGATTAAAGATGTGGCTTTACGTAACTGGATGATGGGCAAAACGGATGCTGATTTTTGTGTATTCAGAGGTAAGGACATCGCTGTTACGGAAGACCGTAGAAATGCATTTAAGAAAGTGCAGGCCGAGGGCAAGTCGTATACCTGGCTGGAAAAGCAAATTACCACCACTCAACCAGAGAGAAGCGTGTTACGCACACTTAGCCCCGTATATAACCCGCAAGGAGAACTGGAAATATTTATAGCCCATTCGCTGGATGTTACCGAACAGGAAAGCACCAAAGAACAGGCGTTACTCAACGAAGTCAAATACAAAGACCTGTTTAACTATAGCCAGGAACTTATTTGCATGCACGACCTTAACGGCAACATAGAAAAGGCCAACCCGGCCCTGTGTGCGGTAATGGAAATGCCCGCTAATGCCCTGATTGGCAAAAACCTGAAAGATTTTTTGCCTGAGCAGGACCATCATTTGTTTACTGACACCTATTTACCTACCATTAAAACCGGTAACCGCGCCAAGGGGCTTTTCCGCTTTAACACGCATTCCGGCCGGCGTATTTACCTGTTGTTCCAAAACTATAAAATAGTACATCCGGAAGGCGATATGGCGCCTTACGTCATTTCGTTTGCACAGGATGTAACCAATCGTATACAGGCTGAGCGGCAGCTGAAAGAAGCTAAAAAAATAGTGGAAGAAACCGCCCGCGTAAAAGAGAAGTTTTTAACCAATATGAGCCATGAAATACGTGTGCCCATGACCCGTATTAAAGACCTCACCGCCCAGTTGATTAATAACGTGCCTGCCCTGCGACAGCAACCTGTGCTGGATAAAATACAACAGTCATCGGAGCATATCCTCAACATCCTGGAAGATATCCTGGACCTGGAAAAGGTAAACACCGGTGAAATTGTGTTTGACCACATTCCTTTTGATGTGGCCACCCGTGTGCATGATACCATTACCCTGTATAAAGAGATAGCAGAAAATAAGAATATAGACTTTGCTTTCGACAATCGCCTTCCGCCCGAATATGTTGCCATTGGCGACGCCGGCAGGCTGGCACAGGTACTGGAAAACCTGGTAGGTAATGCTGTAAAATTTACGCACGAAGGTGCAATCAGTATCTGCGCTCAAATAGAAAACGAATCGACCTTCGATGTTACCCTGCATTTTTCGGTAAAAGACACCGGCATTGGTATTGACGAAGACAAACTGATAAAAATATTTCAACCTTTTATACAAGCGCACGATAGCAGGAAAAAGCAATATGCTGGCGCAGGCCTGGGCCTTGCGCTCACCAAAAAGTTAATAAGTTTGCAGAATGGAACAATATGGGTAGAAAGCAGACCAAAAAAAGGCAGTACCTTCCATTTTAATATCGTTTACCAGAAATTCTCCGACCCTGAAACCTTACCAAACGATAAAAAATCTATTAGCGTGGTTAACAGGTTAGGTAATTTAAAAGTGCTGTTGGCAGAAGACAATGCGATAAACCAGTTATTGGCACGCAGTGTAATACAATACCTCGGTTTTGAATCAAAAACCGCATCTAATGGTCAGGAAGCTATTGAACTATTAGAAAAAGAAGACTTTGATATTGTTTTGATGGATATACAAATGCCTGTAAAAGATGGCGTGGAAGCAACCACCTACATCAGAAGCATGGCAGACAGTAAAAAGAAAAACATTCCCATTATAGCATTAACCGCCAGCACCTTAAAAGGAGAAGAGAGTCGCTACCTGGCAGCAGGTATGAACGCCTTTATTCCCAAGCCTTTTAAAGAGGAAGATTTATATGATATTATAGAAAAAGTGCTGGCGGATAATAACAATGGTAACAGCAACGAAAACGCCTAATGTCCACAGAAAGATTATACGATCTGGGCTTTATTAACCAGGTAGCCAAAGGCAACCAGGCATTGCAGGAACGGTTGTGCCGTTCTTTTGTATCCAGCGCTAATGGCGGACTGGAAGAGTTACACCAGGCATTAGCCGAAAACAACCTGGAAAATATTGGCAAGGCAGCCCATAAGCTAAAGTCTACCATAGAAGCCATGCGGGTGATAGAAGGCACCCGGCTGATAAAGCTGATAGAAAAAAGCGCCCGGTTGAATGTAAATGTAGAAGCTATTCCGGAAATGATACACGATGCCACTACTATCATACGCGAAACCGTGACCCAGCTACAAACCGATTTACAGTTACAATAAGCCATTACAAAAAATCCCCGCCAAATGGCGGGGATTTTTTGATTATCTCTTTTTAAATTCTTCTTTTACCTTTTCGAGGTGATCAATGAATTTCTTCTTGTCACCATCGTAACCATATTTCACGTCGCTTAAAGGTTTTTCTTCCAGGTCCAGGAACATGTATAAAGGCTGGGCGTTAAAGCCGAACTTGGTAATCTCGTAATCCAGGTTTCTGGCACCCACGGTGGTGATTTTTTTACCGTCTTTATCTGTGTACTGCTCTTCTTCCGGTAATTCAGTCGGATGATCTACATACAAACTGATTAACACAAAATCTTCCTTCATACGCTTTAATACTTCCGGATCTTTCCATACGTCATTCTCCATTTTACGGCAGTTAGCGCAGGAGTGACCGGTAAAGTCAAGCATAACAGGTTTGTGTAAAGCCTTAGCGGCAGCCATACCTTCTTTCAAATCGAAATAAGCTACCAGC encodes the following:
- a CDS encoding homoserine O-acetyltransferase family protein, with product MSLVFSYKEDFLLESGKVIQGFHLTYTTWGHLNQEKDNVIWVFHALTANSNPAEWWPGLVGPDAFLNTDKYFIICVNMPGSCYGSVSPLSTNPQTGEPYYHQFPLFTTRDMIRSYQLLQKSLGISKVFLGIGGSMGGQQLLEWAVEDPFLFENIVPIATNAFHSPWGIAFNATQRQCIEADPTWQQQSDTAGIEGMKVARSIALLSYRHYDTYNQSQAGYTAESAGKPVDEQVARAQTYQQYQGEKLARRFNAFSYYNLSKAMDTHNVGRNRTSAQQALQRVKANTLVIGINSDILFPPAEQAFVAQHIPGAQLEIIDSLYGHDGFLLEYDVITRLITNFLQQHLQQSHTVTATQALIN
- a CDS encoding homoserine dehydrogenase, whose protein sequence is MEAHKQLTIGLFGFGVVGEGLYKVLQQTPSLKATIKKVCIKNPDKKRNAPQELFTADKNELLFDKEINVIVEVIDDADAAFDIVSVAFQQGKAVVSASKKMIAEHLAEILEFQKQTGLPFLCESAACASIPVIRNLEEYYDNDLLHGIKAIINGSTNFILTRMFEDKKEFNEALLQAQQLGFAESNPKLDVEGYDSVNKWSILLCHAYGIVEHPSNILFSGIQNIQLSDAVVAKEKSYDIKLVGQAQKLSNGKVAAYVLPQFVKQDDQLSFVKNEYNGVVIESGFADKQFFYGKGAGSFPTASAVLSDISALRYDYKYEYKKKYYHTPGELTHDFYVRTYVSFDKLQDVNKEDFEWIEEWHGGQERNYLVGVIHFEKLVANKWWKASGISLILSPDPVIESIELRNIKKRSLELAGIGN
- a CDS encoding DUF2795 domain-containing protein gives rise to the protein MFWTLELASYLEDAPWPATKDELIDYAIRSGAPIEVVENLQELEDEGEVYESIEDIWPDYPSQEDFMFNEDEY
- a CDS encoding ABC transporter ATP-binding protein → MLKATNIKKKYNQLEVLKGVDISVNKGEIVSIIGSSGAGKSTLLHIIGTLDTADSGEIYLHNEPVHQYRNDKLAAYRNRHMGFVFQFHHLLPEFTALENICIPGWIAGRKKKEVEQEAIRLLQTLGLENRQDNKPHALSGGEQQRVAVARALINKPSIIFADEPTGNLDSTNAKEMHHLFVKLRDEFHQTFLIVTHNEELAGMSNRVLHMKDGLISE
- a CDS encoding cob(I)yrinic acid a,c-diamide adenosyltransferase; its protein translation is MAFKIYTKTGDGGKTSLIGGTKVPKSHIRIDSYGTVDELNSYIGLIGDSVTEEGVKAMLKEIQDRLFTVGASLACDPDKEPAMRMPDLKETDVTALEQAIDAMNEVLPVMKHFILPGGHVAVSTTHIARCVCRRAERICVDMQVQELYIDALVIKYLNRLSDYLFVLARYIGHLLQVPEVAWLPRT
- a CDS encoding ABC transporter ATP-binding protein, with translation MSTSIIHLEQIVKNYYMGSQAIPVLKGISLDIHKNEYVALMGPSGSGKSTLMNILGCLDTPTGGRYVLNGKDVSKMPDDELAEVRNGEIGFVFQQFNLLPRLTAAENVALPLIYAGIGKKERLERAMESLKKVGLESRSHHKSNELSGGQIQRVAIARALVNNPSLLLADEPTGNLDSKTSVEVMEIFGQIQAAGNTVVLVTHEEDIAAHAKRVVRLRDGVIETDKLNAIRETVPGAH
- the gatC gene encoding Asp-tRNA(Asn)/Glu-tRNA(Gln) amidotransferase subunit GatC, translating into MEINDTAFDQLAHLSRLQFSAAEKEEIKGDLQRMIAFVEKLNEVDTTGVAPLLHMSSAANVWREDEVKGSVTNEEALLNASDARDQFFRVPKVIKK
- a CDS encoding sigma-54-dependent transcriptional regulator, which produces MKTNTCSIYVVEDDPLYGSLVEHYLSLNPDFQVKRFNSATELLKCLHEKPDVITLDYSLPDSTGDKLLQQIKEQSPETNVIMISGQDEIQVAIDLLQKGAHDYIVKNEETEGRLRISLQRLKKDIARKRELESLKTEVARKYDFKFKSMIGTSPAIKRVFDLLEKASATNITVSITGETGTGKEVAAKSIHFNSPRKNKPFVAVNIAAIPRDLIESELFGHEKGSFTGAVSRRIGKFEEAHKGTLFLDEIGELDINLQAKLLRVLQEKEITRIGSNEIVKIDVRILVATHKNLLAEVKKGTFREDLYYRLLGLPILLPPLRERGNDILLIAKSFIDAFCQENGLTEKQLSVEAKKQLLQHPFPGNIRQLKSLVELACVLSNTDAILPEHLEDVQMPTRVEELNPLGVSLSLKQHTCRIIQHCLDNNEYDVMKVAQILEIGKSTIYRMINNGELVLYKHPSKIA
- a CDS encoding PAS domain-containing hybrid sensor histidine kinase/response regulator, with the translated sequence MNINLHQQLKILINSTLLVKPVATGLNCAETSNPVSYTTEKVMPSSSGPYHLPGFLSKKRTDPVQTSTAVNINAHIYEWLNMLITSMPHATLVTDSLRNIIITNQQFCQLFHLPQSPQQLANRNSLDLLGELSSDMVDAMAISGRINELYDSREPADNDEIHLKDGRIIVRGHRPLYFQNEFFGHLWTYADETERILARQKLNEQRDFYETILNSLSTEIAVFSPDQRYQFVNPAAIKDVALRNWMMGKTDADFCVFRGKDIAVTEDRRNAFKKVQAEGKSYTWLEKQITTTQPERSVLRTLSPVYNPQGELEIFIAHSLDVTEQESTKEQALLNEVKYKDLFNYSQELICMHDLNGNIEKANPALCAVMEMPANALIGKNLKDFLPEQDHHLFTDTYLPTIKTGNRAKGLFRFNTHSGRRIYLLFQNYKIVHPEGDMAPYVISFAQDVTNRIQAERQLKEAKKIVEETARVKEKFLTNMSHEIRVPMTRIKDLTAQLINNVPALRQQPVLDKIQQSSEHILNILEDILDLEKVNTGEIVFDHIPFDVATRVHDTITLYKEIAENKNIDFAFDNRLPPEYVAIGDAGRLAQVLENLVGNAVKFTHEGAISICAQIENESTFDVTLHFSVKDTGIGIDEDKLIKIFQPFIQAHDSRKKQYAGAGLGLALTKKLISLQNGTIWVESRPKKGSTFHFNIVYQKFSDPETLPNDKKSISVVNRLGNLKVLLAEDNAINQLLARSVIQYLGFESKTASNGQEAIELLEKEDFDIVLMDIQMPVKDGVEATTYIRSMADSKKKNIPIIALTASTLKGEESRYLAAGMNAFIPKPFKEEDLYDIIEKVLADNNNGNSNENA
- a CDS encoding Hpt domain-containing protein, translating into MSTERLYDLGFINQVAKGNQALQERLCRSFVSSANGGLEELHQALAENNLENIGKAAHKLKSTIEAMRVIEGTRLIKLIEKSARLNVNVEAIPEMIHDATTIIRETVTQLQTDLQLQ